A window from Leishmania mexicana MHOM/GT/2001/U1103 complete genome, chromosome 33 encodes these proteins:
- a CDS encoding adenosine kinase-like protein: MGLEILSNGTSPAPMSVVCFGHPLLDMMATVENEFLREHNVDPGSVTLAAPEQLVVFSKLLDEFKGEVEYVPGGAAMNTARALAWVLPDARIAYVGALGKDRFAEILKSALANAGVEQLFEECEEKPTGTCAGLVVQKDRTLLANLGAAVTLSMMHIQTDAVQSAIEKASLFYAEGFFLNTASSPYNLLCVAQHAHLHGKLFCFNLNAPYISIAFRSRLHVLLPHVDILFGSDEDLLTYASVQWPHDFDLSNLGTVMHANSRRHEALVRCLARISMLPRVTSAKPRLVVGTCGSHDTYVACGDHVRSYPVPPMALEDIVDVNGAGDAFVAGFLAQYIVSRDESASVVVGHASAQNCIRHNGAVVRGVPPALTRRISCTTEPVMTANSA, from the coding sequence ATGGGGCTGGAAATCCTCAGCAACGGCACGTCGCCGGCCCCGATGTCAGTTGTCTGTTTTGGGCATCCTTTGCTGGACATGATGGCGACCGTTGAAAACGAGTTCTTGCGTGAGCATAACGTCGACCCAGGGAGCGTCACACTGGCGGCGCCGGAGCAGCTTGTTGTTTTCTCGAAGCTGCTGGATGAGTTCAAAGGTGAGGTGGAATACGTCCCCGGTGGGGCCGCCATGAACACGGCGCGTGCTTTGGCTTGGGTGCTGCCTGATGCGCGCATCGCCTACGTGGGTGCACTGGGCAAGGATCGCTTCGCCGAAATCCTGAAGAGCGCGCTCGCCAACGCTGGAGTCGAGCAGCTGTTCGAGGAGTGCGAAGAGAAACCGACGGGCACCTGTGCTGGCCTCGTGGTGCAGAAGGATCGAACGTTGCTCGCCAACCTCGGCGCGGCCGTGACGTTGTCGATGATGCACATTCAAACGGACGCCGTGCAATCTGCCATTGAGAAGGCCAGTTTGTTCTACGCGGAGGGCTTCTTTCTcaacaccgcctccagcccTTACAATCTTCTCTGCGTTGCTCAGCACGCCCACCTGCACGGAAAGCTTTTCTGCTTCAACCTGAACGCGCCGTACATTAGCATTGCGTTTCGGAGCCGCCTACATGTTCTCTTGCCTCATGTGGATATCCTCTTCGGCAGCGACGAAGATTTACTGACGTACGCTTCTGTGCAGTGGCCGCACGACTTTGACCTGAGCAACCTCGGCACTGTCATGCACGCTAATTCGCGGCGCCATGAGGCACTCGTGCGGTGTCTCGCGCGCATCTCCATGCTGCCGAGAGTCACTTCCGCCAAGCCACGACTAGTGGTGGGGACCTGTGGGTCGCACGACACGTACGTCGCATGCGGCGACCACGTCCGTTCCTATCCAGTGCCGCCGATGGCACTGGAGGATATCGTTGATGTGAACGGCGCTGGTGACGCGTTCGTGGCGGGCTTCCTGGCTCAATACATCGTGAGCCGTGACGAATCTGCTAGCGTCGTGGTCGGTCATGCTTCGGCACAGAACTGCATCCGTCATAACGGTGCCGTTGTGCGTGGTGTGCCCCCGGCACTTACGCGCCGGATCAGCTGCACGACAGAGCCTGTCATGACCGCGAACTCCGCTTGA